The Carnobacterium mobile DSM 4848 genome includes a window with the following:
- the pcrA gene encoding DNA helicase PcrA yields the protein MAVQNKLLDGMNPDQKEAVAYTEGPLLIMAGAGSGKTRVLTHRIAYLIKEKGVNPWNILAITFTNKAAKEMKERVGRLMEAGGDDVWVSTFHSMCVRMLRRDIDRIGYNRAFTISDPGDQQTLMKRILKERNIDPKKYNPRAILSEISNAKNELMTAEDYRKTANSFFEKIVADCYDDYQRELRRNQSVDFDDLIMLTIRLFEESEETLHYYQNKFHYIHVDEYQDTNTAQYTLVNMMAKRFKNLCVVGDADQSIYGWRGANMNNILDFENDYPDAKVVMLEQNYRSTKFILKAANDVIANNTKRKVKKLWTDNDDGEKITYYRGQSEGDESRYVVSKMLEEMKTNNYNYGDFAVLYRTNAQSRVIEESLLKSNIPYKMVGGHKFYDRKEIRDVLAYLRLIANPEDNMSFERVVNTPKRGIGPGTIEKLRVFANQYEWSLLETALNVSITNITGKAAKELEAFAFMLRDLQKMQEFLPVTKLVEETLERSGYLESLEAERTLEAETRVENIKEFLSVTQQFEKDNSEDKSLLTFLTDLALISDLDNIEEEPQSEVTLMTLHAAKGLEFPVVFLIGLEEGIFPLSRSMMEEDDLEEERRLAYVGITRAEQKLYVTNAYSRVLYGRTQSNQASRFIREITEEIMELGNEQTGNNLPFGRSASPTSTYRNRQTEKAVSTPYQAPASNKVESGADKLEWTVGDKAMHKKWGLGTVVRVTGDATNLQLDIAFKEQGVKRLLAAFAPIEKV from the coding sequence TTGGCAGTACAAAACAAGTTATTAGACGGAATGAATCCAGATCAAAAAGAAGCCGTTGCCTATACGGAGGGTCCTCTTTTAATTATGGCAGGAGCAGGCAGTGGAAAGACGCGTGTTTTAACGCACCGCATTGCTTATTTAATTAAAGAAAAAGGGGTAAACCCTTGGAATATTTTAGCAATCACATTTACGAATAAAGCCGCTAAAGAAATGAAAGAACGGGTTGGACGCTTAATGGAAGCTGGCGGAGATGATGTATGGGTTTCTACTTTTCACTCCATGTGTGTGCGAATGCTGCGCCGCGATATTGACCGGATTGGATACAATCGGGCTTTTACGATCAGCGATCCAGGAGACCAGCAAACATTGATGAAACGAATTTTAAAAGAACGAAATATTGATCCTAAAAAATACAATCCTCGGGCGATTCTGTCTGAGATCAGCAATGCCAAAAATGAACTGATGACCGCAGAAGACTATCGGAAAACAGCTAATAGTTTTTTTGAAAAAATCGTAGCCGATTGTTACGACGATTATCAACGTGAATTGCGTCGCAATCAGTCTGTTGATTTTGATGATTTGATCATGCTGACGATCCGGTTATTTGAAGAAAGCGAAGAAACTTTGCATTATTATCAAAATAAATTCCACTATATTCATGTAGATGAGTACCAAGATACCAATACGGCCCAATACACATTGGTCAATATGATGGCTAAACGGTTTAAAAACTTGTGTGTTGTGGGAGATGCCGATCAAAGTATTTACGGTTGGCGTGGAGCAAATATGAACAACATCTTAGATTTTGAAAATGATTATCCAGATGCCAAAGTGGTTATGTTAGAACAAAATTACCGTTCGACAAAATTTATTTTAAAAGCTGCGAATGATGTCATTGCCAACAATACCAAACGGAAAGTCAAAAAATTATGGACCGACAATGATGACGGCGAAAAAATAACGTACTACCGCGGTCAATCAGAAGGCGATGAATCCCGCTATGTCGTTTCTAAAATGTTAGAAGAAATGAAAACAAACAACTACAATTATGGTGATTTTGCTGTATTGTACCGAACCAATGCTCAATCCCGTGTCATAGAAGAAAGCTTATTGAAATCAAATATTCCTTATAAAATGGTCGGCGGGCACAAGTTCTATGACCGAAAAGAAATACGCGATGTATTAGCTTACTTGCGGTTGATTGCCAATCCTGAAGACAATATGAGTTTTGAACGGGTAGTCAACACTCCTAAACGCGGCATTGGACCGGGAACAATTGAAAAATTAAGAGTATTTGCTAATCAGTATGAATGGTCTTTATTAGAAACCGCGTTAAACGTATCGATCACGAATATCACTGGCAAAGCAGCTAAAGAACTGGAAGCTTTTGCTTTTATGCTACGTGATTTACAAAAAATGCAAGAATTTTTACCAGTGACAAAATTAGTTGAAGAAACGTTGGAGCGCAGCGGATATTTGGAAAGCTTAGAAGCTGAACGAACCCTCGAAGCAGAAACACGTGTAGAGAATATCAAAGAGTTCTTGTCCGTTACGCAACAATTTGAAAAAGACAACAGTGAGGATAAAAGCTTGTTGACCTTCTTGACCGATCTGGCGTTGATTTCTGATTTGGATAATATTGAAGAAGAACCGCAAAGCGAAGTGACTTTAATGACGTTGCATGCGGCTAAGGGATTAGAATTTCCAGTGGTCTTTTTAATCGGCTTAGAAGAAGGAATCTTCCCTTTATCCCGTTCAATGATGGAAGAGGACGATTTAGAAGAAGAGCGTCGTTTGGCCTATGTTGGCATCACTCGTGCGGAGCAAAAGTTATATGTGACCAATGCTTACTCACGGGTCTTATATGGACGCACTCAAAGCAACCAAGCTTCTCGTTTCATTAGAGAAATTACAGAAGAAATCATGGAATTGGGCAACGAACAAACTGGAAACAACCTGCCTTTTGGCCGTTCAGCGAGCCCAACCAGTACTTACCGCAACAGACAAACAGAAAAAGCAGTCAGCACGCCTTATCAAGCACCTGCTAGCAATAAAGTTGAAAGCGGAGCAGATAAGTTAGAATGGACAGTCGGCGATAAAGCCATGCACAAAAAATGGGGTCTTGGTACAGTTGTCAGAGTAACCGGAGATGCAACGAACCTCCAACTCGACATAGCCTTCAAAGAACAAGGCGTCAAACGACTACTAGCCGCATTCGCCCCAATCGAAAAAGTATAG
- the ligA gene encoding NAD-dependent DNA ligase LigA yields the protein MTVQHTFEEAKIRVSELRDLLDTYSYQYYVQDNPTISDSDYDKLYHELVEWEEEFPALVSNDSPTQRVGGTILPGFEKVIHEIPMLSLGNAFNEGDLLEFDKRIRKLTDKKIHYICELKIDGLAISLKYEAGKLVLAATRGDGTVGENVTQNIRTVKSVPLRLKKPYNIEVRGECYMPKASFLALNKEREENGEAVFANPRNAAAGGLRNLDAKETAKRNLNTFLYTVADFGEMTADSQETALNQLDELGLRTNHERKVFDTIEEVWAYVQAFHDKRAQLPYEIDGIVIKVNEFDTQADIGFTVKAPRWAIAYKFPAEEGHTVVRDIEWTIGRTGVVTPTAIMDPVQLAGTTVQRASLHNVDLIQERDIRLLDTVVVHKAGDIIPEVTRVILEERPADSQPYNIPTHCPVCDSELVHLEEEVALRCINPKCPAQITEGLTHFASRNAMNIDGMGPKVIIQLFEKHLVQDVADLYKLTYDQLITLDKIKDKSANNLLAAIDASRENSLERLIFGLGIRHVGSKAARLIAEQFETIEKIQQAQQEEITAIEGIGEIIAESVVTYFALPEVAELVNELRDRQVNLTYLGPKKAEVASIDSYFNTKTIVLTGKLTQFTREEAKERIENLGGKVTGSVSKKTDLVVAGEEAGSKLIKAQDLGITVWNEDQLLAALEGEEA from the coding sequence ATGACAGTTCAACATACTTTTGAAGAAGCTAAAATACGTGTCAGTGAATTAAGAGATTTACTTGACACCTATAGTTACCAATATTATGTTCAAGATAATCCCACAATTTCCGATTCTGACTATGATAAGCTCTATCATGAATTAGTCGAATGGGAAGAAGAATTCCCAGCTTTGGTTTCAAACGATTCTCCCACACAACGAGTCGGGGGAACCATATTACCTGGATTTGAGAAAGTAATCCATGAAATCCCAATGCTGAGTTTAGGCAATGCTTTCAATGAAGGAGATTTATTGGAATTCGATAAACGAATCAGAAAACTGACTGACAAAAAGATTCATTACATTTGCGAATTAAAAATTGACGGTTTAGCTATTTCACTGAAATACGAAGCTGGCAAATTAGTATTGGCAGCTACACGCGGAGACGGAACAGTTGGAGAAAACGTCACACAAAATATTCGCACCGTCAAATCGGTTCCACTGCGGTTGAAAAAGCCATATAACATTGAAGTCCGCGGAGAATGTTACATGCCGAAAGCTTCTTTTTTAGCCTTAAACAAAGAACGAGAGGAAAATGGTGAAGCCGTCTTTGCTAATCCAAGAAACGCCGCAGCCGGTGGTTTGCGGAATTTAGATGCTAAAGAAACGGCCAAACGAAATTTAAATACTTTTTTATATACAGTAGCTGATTTTGGAGAAATGACGGCAGATAGTCAAGAAACGGCTTTGAATCAACTGGACGAATTAGGATTGCGGACCAACCACGAACGTAAAGTATTTGATACGATTGAAGAAGTATGGGCTTACGTTCAAGCTTTCCATGATAAAAGAGCTCAGTTGCCTTATGAAATTGACGGTATCGTGATTAAAGTCAATGAATTTGATACACAAGCAGATATTGGTTTTACGGTAAAAGCGCCGCGCTGGGCCATTGCTTATAAGTTTCCAGCAGAAGAAGGCCATACTGTTGTACGTGATATCGAATGGACCATTGGAAGAACGGGTGTAGTTACTCCGACAGCAATCATGGATCCTGTCCAATTAGCTGGAACAACCGTACAGCGAGCTAGTTTGCATAATGTCGATCTCATTCAAGAACGGGATATTCGATTGCTCGATACTGTTGTGGTGCATAAAGCTGGCGATATTATTCCTGAAGTAACACGAGTCATCTTGGAAGAAAGACCAGCTGACAGCCAGCCTTACAACATCCCGACTCATTGCCCAGTATGTGACAGCGAATTAGTCCATTTAGAAGAAGAAGTGGCCTTGCGCTGCATCAACCCAAAATGCCCAGCTCAAATTACTGAAGGATTGACTCATTTTGCTTCAAGAAATGCCATGAATATTGATGGTATGGGGCCTAAAGTCATCATTCAATTATTCGAAAAACACTTAGTACAAGATGTAGCTGATTTGTATAAACTAACGTACGATCAACTCATTACATTGGATAAAATCAAAGACAAGTCTGCGAATAATTTGTTGGCAGCTATTGATGCCAGCCGAGAAAATTCTTTGGAACGCTTGATTTTTGGTTTAGGTATCCGACATGTCGGATCGAAAGCAGCCAGATTGATTGCAGAACAATTTGAAACTATTGAAAAAATACAACAGGCTCAACAAGAAGAGATTACGGCAATTGAAGGCATTGGAGAAATTATTGCTGAAAGTGTGGTTACTTATTTTGCTTTGCCTGAAGTGGCTGAATTGGTGAATGAGTTACGCGATCGACAAGTTAACCTTACTTATCTAGGACCTAAAAAAGCCGAAGTAGCTTCCATTGATTCGTATTTCAATACTAAAACTATCGTGCTGACCGGTAAATTGACACAGTTTACACGTGAAGAGGCAAAAGAACGTATTGAAAATCTAGGCGGGAAAGTCACAGGCAGTGTTTCTAAAAAAACAGATTTAGTCGTTGCTGGTGAAGAAGCGGGCAGTAAGTTAATTAAAGCCCAAGATTTGGGCATCACCGTTTGGAATGAAGACCAATTATTAGCAGCGTTAGAAGGAGAAGAAGCATGA
- a CDS encoding CamS family sex pheromone protein: MNKKIIALMAAGIFLLSACSDPTGGSTTDTPADTTAKDSKTTATKHQLSEEYYKAVVTDGSYLTSKSRGATLGLNSNFNLKAFEVGLMNLSQKHFSTDKYYFQEGQYIDSKTINNWLKRVSKDNPDGLNPEDNGKKEPDERNPYYLNSVLEQDYMVKTDNNFKLGGISIGLAMNTIDYYQKVEFGADFETKISHEELLKQGKAMADKIVQHLRETEGVGDVPITVGIFEQSPKDSLAGGTFIAEAISENGNTKVGDWNTIKEKKVIFPLAEETSNELTNFENFKAEVENFFPNLSGVTAEAYYTDDQLIKMKVNIITQFYGESEIISFTQHVADKATTFLPPNIPIEITIGSINGTESFLARKAGETSFYTHVFN, translated from the coding sequence ATGAACAAAAAAATCATTGCACTAATGGCAGCGGGTATTTTTTTGCTGAGTGCCTGTAGTGATCCTACTGGTGGAAGCACAACAGATACTCCTGCAGATACAACTGCAAAAGACAGTAAAACTACTGCAACTAAACATCAATTATCTGAAGAGTATTATAAAGCTGTGGTAACCGATGGCAGTTACTTAACAAGTAAATCAAGAGGAGCGACATTAGGACTGAACTCAAATTTCAACTTAAAAGCCTTTGAAGTTGGGCTGATGAATCTGTCCCAAAAACACTTTTCTACTGATAAATATTATTTTCAAGAAGGACAGTACATTGATTCTAAAACAATTAATAACTGGTTGAAACGAGTCAGTAAAGACAATCCAGATGGGTTAAACCCTGAAGATAATGGCAAAAAAGAACCAGATGAACGCAATCCTTACTATTTGAATTCAGTTTTAGAACAGGATTATATGGTAAAAACAGATAATAACTTTAAATTAGGCGGTATTAGCATCGGTTTAGCTATGAATACGATCGATTATTATCAAAAAGTTGAATTTGGTGCAGACTTTGAAACAAAAATCAGTCATGAAGAATTACTGAAACAAGGAAAAGCCATGGCAGATAAAATTGTGCAGCATTTAAGAGAGACTGAAGGAGTGGGAGATGTTCCCATTACAGTTGGTATTTTCGAACAATCTCCTAAAGATAGTTTAGCTGGCGGAACTTTTATTGCAGAAGCCATTAGTGAAAATGGCAATACCAAAGTTGGCGACTGGAATACAATCAAAGAGAAAAAAGTGATCTTTCCACTAGCAGAAGAAACAAGTAATGAATTGACCAACTTTGAGAATTTTAAAGCAGAAGTGGAAAACTTCTTCCCTAATCTAAGCGGAGTGACGGCAGAAGCTTACTATACCGATGACCAGCTGATTAAAATGAAAGTAAATATCATTACTCAATTTTATGGTGAAAGTGAAATCATTAGCTTTACTCAACATGTTGCGGATAAAGCGACTACTTTCTTGCCGCCTAATATCCCAATCGAAATTACGATTGGATCGATTAACGGAACCGAATCGTTCCTAGCAAGAAAAGCAGGCGAAACCAGCTTCTACACCCACGTATTTAATTAA
- the gatC gene encoding Asp-tRNA(Asn)/Glu-tRNA(Gln) amidotransferase subunit GatC, producing MANISEEEIKHVALLSKLEFQEEEITGFTKQLDAIIKMVEQLEELDTKDVPVTTHGLKISSVMREDKAIPGMDRKELFKNVKMEKDGLIQVPAMIDNGEAGA from the coding sequence ATGGCTAATATTAGCGAAGAAGAAATCAAACACGTAGCTTTGTTATCTAAGTTAGAATTTCAAGAAGAAGAAATTACTGGCTTTACTAAACAATTAGACGCTATTATAAAAATGGTTGAACAATTAGAGGAGCTAGATACGAAAGATGTGCCGGTAACTACTCATGGGCTGAAAATATCCAGCGTTATGCGCGAAGATAAAGCCATTCCTGGTATGGACCGCAAAGAACTCTTCAAAAACGTTAAAATGGAAAAAGACGGCTTGATTCAAGTTCCGGCAATGATAGACAACGGGGAGGCTGGCGCATAA
- the gatA gene encoding Asp-tRNA(Asn)/Glu-tRNA(Gln) amidotransferase subunit GatA, whose amino-acid sequence MNLLDHTLEELHDLLVNKETTAEAIMEAVYARIAETEDKVGAFITLTRDEALEKARQMDAAGIDPDNVLSGLPIGIKDNIVTEGTITTAASKMLEDFLPVYDATVMEKVKDSGMISVGKLNMDEFAMGGSTERSHFKVTRNPWNLAKVPGGSSGGSAAAVAAGQVPMTLGTDTGGSIRQPAAFNGIVGMKPTYGRVSRFGLIAFASSLDQIGPLTRSVKDNALVLNAISGHDEKDSMSYPEPVPDFTAGIEDGVKGMKIGVPKEYLQEGLEAGVKEAVLKAIETFKELGAIVEEVSLPHSKYGVPAYYIIASSEASSNLQRFDGIRYGYRSPEAKTLEEVYVKSRSEGFGMEVKRRIMLGTFSLSSGFYDAHFKKAGQARTLILQDFEKVFEEYDLILGPTTTTTAFDIGGQVHDPVAMYLSDILTVPVNLAGVPAISIPAGFSNGLPVGLQLIANHFDEQTIYQAAYAFEQATDFHKEKPNL is encoded by the coding sequence ATGAATTTATTAGACCATACATTAGAAGAATTACATGATTTACTAGTGAATAAAGAAACAACTGCTGAAGCAATCATGGAAGCCGTTTATGCACGTATTGCGGAGACAGAAGATAAAGTCGGCGCATTTATCACATTAACGCGCGACGAAGCGTTAGAAAAAGCTCGTCAAATGGATGCAGCCGGTATTGACCCTGATAATGTGTTATCTGGACTGCCGATCGGTATCAAAGACAATATTGTTACAGAAGGAACAATCACTACAGCAGCCAGCAAAATGTTGGAAGACTTTCTTCCTGTTTACGATGCAACTGTAATGGAAAAAGTGAAAGATTCAGGAATGATTTCAGTTGGTAAATTGAACATGGATGAATTTGCAATGGGCGGAAGTACTGAACGGTCTCATTTCAAAGTTACTCGTAATCCTTGGAATCTCGCTAAAGTCCCAGGCGGTTCTTCAGGCGGATCAGCAGCTGCAGTGGCTGCCGGACAAGTACCGATGACCTTAGGAACAGATACAGGCGGTTCTATTCGTCAACCCGCAGCGTTCAACGGAATCGTTGGAATGAAACCAACATACGGACGCGTATCGCGCTTTGGGTTGATTGCCTTTGCTTCTAGTTTAGATCAAATCGGACCATTGACTCGTTCTGTTAAAGACAATGCATTGGTATTGAATGCGATCAGCGGACACGATGAAAAAGACTCGATGAGCTATCCAGAACCTGTGCCAGATTTTACAGCGGGTATTGAAGATGGCGTAAAAGGAATGAAAATCGGTGTACCAAAAGAATACTTACAAGAAGGCTTAGAAGCAGGCGTGAAAGAAGCAGTTCTTAAAGCCATTGAGACATTTAAAGAATTGGGAGCGATTGTTGAAGAAGTTAGTTTACCGCATTCAAAATACGGTGTGCCGGCTTATTACATCATTGCGTCTTCTGAAGCCTCTTCTAATTTGCAACGGTTTGACGGAATCCGTTATGGTTACCGTTCACCGGAAGCTAAAACACTAGAGGAAGTTTATGTGAAATCACGTTCGGAAGGATTCGGCATGGAAGTGAAACGCCGTATTATGCTGGGAACCTTCTCATTGAGTTCTGGTTTTTATGACGCTCACTTTAAAAAAGCCGGCCAAGCACGGACGCTTATTCTGCAAGACTTTGAAAAAGTATTTGAAGAATATGATTTGATCTTGGGACCAACAACGACAACGACTGCTTTTGATATTGGCGGACAAGTCCATGACCCTGTAGCCATGTATCTAAGCGACATTTTAACTGTTCCTGTAAACTTAGCTGGTGTTCCAGCAATCTCAATTCCTGCTGGTTTCTCAAATGGCTTACCAGTCGGCTTGCAATTGATTGCCAACCACTTTGATGAACAAACGATTTATCAAGCGGCTTATGCTTTTGAACAAGCAACTGATTTCCATAAAGAAAAACCAAATCTGTAG
- the gatB gene encoding Asp-tRNA(Asn)/Glu-tRNA(Gln) amidotransferase subunit GatB gives MNFETVIGLEVHVELKTESKMFSPAPAHFGAEPNTNTNVIDWGYPGVLPVINKQAVEFAMKAAMALNCAISTDTKFDRKNYFYPDNPKAYQISQFDKPIGHDGWIDIEVEGKTKRIRIERVHLEEDAGKNNHGTDGYSYVDLNRQGTPLIEIVSEADMRSPEEAYAYLDALKQVVQYTGVSDVKMEEGSMRCDANISLRPIGQEAFGTKAELKNLNSFNYVRRGLMFEQSRQEKVLLSGGIIEQETRRYDEATGATILMRVKEGSDDYRYFPEPDLPNLTISEDWIERVKATIPEMPHERRARYVEELGLSDYDAMVMTATKEMSDFFEAMLANGADAKQASNWLMGEVSAYLNSEKMELHDTQLTPENLTGMIQLIADGTISSKIAKKVFQELISKGGDAQAVVEKNGWIQLSDPAKLIPMVNEVLDKNPQSIEDFKNGKDRAIGFLVGQIMKATKGQANPGIVNKLLNEELAKR, from the coding sequence ATGAATTTTGAAACAGTGATTGGACTAGAAGTCCACGTAGAATTAAAAACCGAATCAAAAATGTTCTCACCAGCTCCGGCTCACTTTGGTGCAGAACCAAATACCAACACGAATGTGATCGACTGGGGATACCCAGGCGTTTTGCCAGTCATCAATAAACAAGCAGTCGAATTTGCCATGAAAGCGGCTATGGCTCTAAATTGTGCGATCTCTACAGATACTAAATTTGATCGTAAAAACTATTTTTATCCTGACAATCCTAAAGCTTACCAAATTTCTCAATTTGATAAGCCGATCGGCCATGACGGCTGGATCGATATCGAAGTTGAAGGCAAAACAAAACGCATTCGGATCGAACGTGTTCATTTAGAAGAAGACGCTGGAAAAAACAATCACGGAACAGACGGCTACTCTTATGTTGACTTAAATCGACAAGGAACGCCATTGATTGAAATTGTTTCAGAAGCAGATATGCGTTCACCTGAAGAAGCTTATGCTTACCTGGATGCACTGAAACAAGTGGTTCAATACACGGGTGTCAGTGATGTGAAAATGGAAGAAGGTTCGATGCGATGTGATGCCAATATTTCGCTTCGCCCGATCGGACAAGAAGCATTTGGTACGAAAGCCGAATTAAAAAACTTGAATTCATTTAATTATGTCCGTCGTGGATTGATGTTTGAACAATCACGTCAAGAAAAAGTCTTGCTTTCAGGCGGAATCATTGAACAAGAAACACGTCGTTACGACGAAGCAACCGGCGCAACTATTTTAATGCGGGTTAAAGAAGGATCAGATGATTACCGTTACTTCCCAGAACCAGACCTGCCTAATTTGACGATTAGCGAAGACTGGATCGAGCGGGTAAAAGCGACTATCCCTGAAATGCCGCATGAACGTCGTGCTCGTTATGTAGAAGAATTGGGATTATCAGATTATGATGCCATGGTCATGACAGCAACAAAAGAAATGTCTGATTTCTTCGAAGCCATGCTAGCAAATGGAGCAGATGCAAAACAAGCTTCTAACTGGTTAATGGGAGAAGTGTCAGCTTATTTGAACAGTGAAAAAATGGAATTGCATGATACACAATTAACGCCAGAAAACTTGACCGGTATGATTCAATTAATTGCGGATGGAACGATCAGTTCAAAAATTGCTAAAAAAGTCTTCCAAGAACTAATCAGTAAAGGCGGAGACGCGCAAGCAGTTGTTGAAAAAAATGGCTGGATCCAATTAAGCGACCCGGCAAAACTGATTCCAATGGTCAATGAAGTATTGGATAAAAACCCTCAATCGATTGAAGACTTTAAAAATGGAAAAGACCGAGCAATCGGATTCTTAGTAGGGCAAATTATGAAGGCGACTAAAGGGCAAGCTAACCCTGGGATTGTAAACAAACTATTGAATGAAGAATTGGCTAAACGCTGA
- the rlmD gene encoding 23S rRNA (uracil(1939)-C(5))-methyltransferase RlmD: MKADKTVPVQKNEKHTVKIEDLTHEGMGVAKIDGYPLFIEDALPGEEMEVKIHKTGKSFGYAKSMKRLTSSQNRVEVKDENFTRAGIAPLQHMHYPAQLTFKKQQVKNVMKRIAKMPDVKIFDTIGMAEPWGYRNKAQVPVRKVNEKLTTGFFRRNSHDLIPMENFYIQDPKIDEAIIKVRDIMRTYSVKPYNEKENTGNLRHIIIRRGYYTGEMMVILVTRTAKLFPTSKIIPDILEALPEVVSIVQNINPTRTNTILGEDAIVLYGEDQYKDTLLGKTYEISHRSFYQVNPVQTEKLYSVVLDYAELTGEETVIDAYSGIGTITLSLADKAKHVYGIETVEPAVENAKANAALNQIENVTFEAGLAEEVMVEWSKEGRKADVLVVDPPRKGLEGQFIDAVLEMKPTKMIYVSCNPATLARDLALLAEGGYTVEKIQPVDLFPQTNHVESVALLQLKTV, translated from the coding sequence ATGAAAGCAGATAAAACAGTACCAGTACAAAAAAATGAAAAACATACAGTGAAAATCGAAGACCTCACACACGAAGGGATGGGTGTCGCCAAAATTGACGGCTATCCATTATTTATAGAAGATGCCTTACCTGGCGAGGAAATGGAAGTTAAAATCCATAAGACGGGCAAATCTTTTGGTTATGCAAAATCTATGAAACGATTGACTTCTAGTCAAAACCGTGTAGAAGTGAAAGATGAAAACTTTACGCGTGCCGGCATTGCACCATTGCAACATATGCATTACCCAGCTCAATTAACCTTTAAAAAACAACAAGTAAAAAATGTGATGAAACGCATCGCTAAAATGCCGGATGTTAAAATATTTGATACAATCGGTATGGCTGAACCTTGGGGATACCGCAATAAAGCTCAAGTACCGGTTCGTAAAGTAAATGAGAAGTTAACCACTGGATTTTTCCGCAGAAATAGCCATGATTTGATTCCAATGGAAAACTTCTATATTCAAGACCCTAAAATAGATGAAGCCATTATTAAAGTGCGCGACATTATGCGGACTTACAGCGTCAAACCTTATAACGAAAAAGAAAATACAGGAAATCTGCGCCATATCATTATCCGTCGCGGTTATTATACTGGTGAGATGATGGTAATTCTTGTTACACGAACTGCAAAACTTTTCCCGACAAGTAAAATTATTCCAGATATTCTTGAAGCTTTGCCGGAAGTTGTCAGCATCGTTCAAAATATCAACCCGACTCGGACCAACACCATTTTAGGTGAAGATGCTATTGTTTTATACGGCGAAGATCAATATAAAGATACGCTGCTTGGAAAAACGTATGAAATCTCTCATCGTTCTTTCTACCAAGTGAACCCAGTACAAACGGAAAAATTGTATTCTGTTGTCTTGGATTATGCTGAATTGACGGGAGAAGAAACAGTCATTGATGCATATAGCGGCATCGGAACGATCACTTTATCGTTAGCAGATAAAGCGAAGCATGTTTACGGAATCGAAACAGTTGAACCAGCCGTTGAAAATGCAAAAGCTAACGCTGCCTTAAACCAGATCGAAAACGTGACATTTGAAGCAGGATTAGCTGAAGAAGTCATGGTAGAATGGAGTAAAGAAGGCCGTAAAGCCGACGTATTAGTCGTTGACCCACCTCGTAAAGGATTGGAAGGTCAATTTATCGATGCTGTTCTTGAAATGAAACCAACTAAAATGATTTATGTCAGCTGCAATCCAGCAACCTTAGCACGCGATTTAGCGTTGCTTGCAGAAGGCGGCTACACAGTTGAAAAAATCCAACCTGTTGATCTTTTCCCGCAAACGAACCATGTGGAATCAGTTGCGTTGCTACAATTGAAAACTGTATAA